The stretch of DNA CCCGGCGCGGCCGTCCTTCTCTCGCCGgctctccgccccgtcaagccagaGCCGGAGGAGACGCCGCGacggcgccctcgtcatcaacgagggttcCCGACCCTTGCCGCGCTCCCTCCGCCTGGTCCGACCGAAAACCGAGCCGGGGCTGCTCCCGGTGAAGCCAGAGCACGTGGACATGGTGGCTCCCGATGACGAGGCCGCTCTCAAGTGGGTGAAGGAGGACTACGTTCACGAGCAGGTGCTCTGCCAGCGCTGGGCATACACGGAGCTCTAGGCCCGGCGCAGCGGGCGCGAGATGGGCGCGTCATCATCCTCGATAGCGACGAGGAGGACGCGGCGGGGCCGTCCAGCGTCCCACCGCGCGTCGGCGACCCTGGCCAGGGATGTAGcagggacggcggcggctccgacggGGCGCGCGACGACAACGGTgactacacccgcttctacaggcttctcggcatgtagatgGCGGGCGGTGGACACGGGCACAGTTCCTAGGCGTAGTTTGCATGTGTTTATATTTTTTGtacaaatttcaatgaaatttcgcCGAGTTCGTGGAAGTTCGCTGAGTTTGCAACTAATTGTATGAAATAGCGCCAAGCCCGCGGCGTCCTGTAGGCCGACGCCTGGGAGCAGTGTCACCCCCACGCGCCAATCTAGCGCCGGTTCGCCTTCAGGCGACTCTTTTTCGGCGCCCTGGAAGACCGAACGGATGGAGATGCTCTAAGTCTTTGGCTAGACCTGGTTTGAAAAATCGAGGGTATTACGATGGTAATCACAGACAAACGCTTTGGGGAAAGAAGCGGTTTAATAAAAGAGTATGTTCTAATCTCAACCCTTCATTTACATCAAAATTTGTCAACTTTTTAAAAGGGGGTGTATCCAAGCACGGCTCCTTTTTCTGGTAATTGCTCTACGATAGAGTGGACAACGGGAACCTATTGAGCAGAAAATCAGTACCTTGAGAGTTCTTTATGACGACAAGGTGGAAGAAACTTCAATGCACTTATTCTAGGACTACCCATTTGCCCTCAGGTGCTAGGAAATATATCATGCACACCAAAAATAGAGGTACTTCTTGCTTTGATGCGATCAGCCTAGCCATGCAGGTCCTCCCAAGAGATATTGCCCTGGATATTGTGAATTTGTGATCATGGGATGCTGGGGTATTTGATCCATCATCAGAAATTATAAAATCTTCAGGCAGGCAGTACACCACTTTCAAGGATGGATACCTCAAGGTGGTCTTTCTGTCGCAGAGAAAAGAGCCAAGCCATCCAAAGCAGCAATCATCAAGTTCTGGACTGACCACCTCTTCTAAAGCACATCATGTTTCCAAAAAAGGGCATTGGTTGAATGTTGATACACTACTTCCTTTCTTTTCTGTTACTAATATGTCGCACGCCTGCCTGCCTGCATCTAGTGCCCACCTCAGAAAATCTAATGCAAGCCTGCCTGCATCTAGTGCCCATCTCAACGGTCACGACGCCTGCAGAGACACCGAAATAAGTCGGTTGCATTTCATGAGTGCTGCACTATGTCGCACGCTATTGACATAATTAAGTCATATTACACAGTAAGAATAATaatgaactactccctctgtagtgacctaaacgatcttatatttctttacagagggagtatataataaTGAACTGTATATAGGAATCTGATCTACAAATTTATATGCACCAAGTGAGCTGAAGATTTATATCTTGCAAGTAATTTCAAGTTTCATTCACACATAACCTGGTGGGGTTTCAGTTGACTTGTTTTTGTCTAGTACTAATAGCAAGAGATAGCAACAGGGGAAGGAATATGCACAATTCAAACATTATGCGGTAACTAGAATAGATGTAAGCATACCCGTGTCGGTCATAGTCCCTAGAACTATCCCTTGGGGAACGTGACCTTCGGCGGCTCCTCGAATCATAGCTAAGAGATCTCCCTGATTCTTTATCATGGTCATATCTACTTTCTCTGTCATGGTAGCGATCATGGCTACTTCTACGGTCATAATCCCTGTGCCTGTCACGACTGCTGCTTCGATCTCCTCTATGACGGTCCCTGCTTGATGCTCTATCACGTTCTGTGCTCCTTTCCTTGGATCTAGTtgtttgtacaaggcagcttttagCACAATAATTAACATTTTTTTTTGCTCTGTTAGGAGACTTTAAAGCTAGGAAGCCTAAGAGTACCTTCTGTCATGTTCAGTTCGGTCTACCTTGCGCCTTTTGTTTTTCTCTTCCTGTACACGCAAAAAAGACAGAAGCAACACCAGTCTTATATAATCCCAAATAAACAAGTACAGAACAATTCAGGTACTAACAAAGGAAGAAAATAAGCCAGCCATGTTAGCAAAATCTGGTACTAACATGTAACTCTGCAGGACTACGCTTCACTCAAAAGATTATTCTGAAAACTAACCTGCAGTTCAGACAACTTCTCACGTATTAGCATATAACCCATATGGAGTTTCCCTCCGAAATGATCTGCTAAACGCCGGTCACTGTTTGGAAGAAAAAAATTAGCCAAGAGCATAGCTATAAACAACAAGTTTGCAAGTTACATTAAACCCTTGACAAGACATCTATGATCCACAAGGATAAAAACATGTATAAATAAACACGCACATTCTTTAGCTGCAAAAGTAATCCTCGTAAAACTGGACCCAAAAGCCTGCTGGTGAAAAAGGAGGCACAGGCGTCTGTCAAAAGCTGAAGCACTTTGGAACCCCATACACTACTATACTCATGACCCCATGGTGGAAATTCCTGGTTAAGCCAAAGGAAATGAATTTACCTGTCATACACGCTCAAGAATGCTCCACATATGTCACACAGGCGCAACTTTTGATCAGTCTGAAGATTACAAATGCACAAAATCAATATATAAACAAATGGAGACAAACTAAATATGTTATTATTGCTATACAACTTTTCTGCCTGAAACTTCACGACAAGAGTAGTCCTACCACATAGCGAATCCAATAACTAGGTCTCCATGCAGTTAGCAAAAGGATTGAATTTTTGTTGTGGATTGCACAAGGAAAATTTGAGTTACTTACAATTTGAACGTGAGTGGACATTTTTGCAGAGTCAGGAACAGGCTGTGGCCGCGCACCCAGCTGGTTAGAGATCAAAACAAAATGCATCAGAAAGAGAAATGTTACTTTGGCAACTAAAGCAGACGAGAGCTGCCATAACATCTAGCCAGCTGCTCCAATAGATTTAAATGCTAAAGATAGATATTAACCTTCTTCAGAGCTTCTGCTTCATCCAACAGTTTTTGTGCTTCATCAATCATCCCACTCTCACCTGTTCAGAACAAATGTTGTTTGTACATTATTATGCGTTAATACAACACCAGATAACAATGATTTGTGCTCTAGTACTCGAGCAAAGGAGGCTGCAGGAAGTATGGTTAATGAAACACACCTAATTCCTCTGCTTTTTTGAGCTTTTCATTAATCATTTCTTGTGTACGAGCATCTGGAGCAGCATGTGCTGTTGATTGCGTAGCAGTTTGGAGAGAATTCACTAACAAAACACGGTCCTTATTAAAGGCTTCAAGGAGCAGCTTTGCCTTCAAATGAGAATAAAATCGTTACAGAAGGCACATAAAAAAAAAAAAAagggggcaacctggtgcatgtagctcccgcttgcgcagggtccagggaagggtccgaccactttgggtctatagtacgcagcctttccctacatttctgtaagaggctgtttccaggacttgaacccatgacctcatggtcacaaggcagcagctttaccactgcgccaaggctccccttcaaatAAATTCAGCTATATACTTAAGCCAGACAACTCCAGTGTGGTAAAATTTGATAGCGGCCCCAGAAATACCTGCTCTTCAGCTCTCTGTTCCTTGAGTTTATCAACCTCTTCAGTAGCCCGAATTTTTCCCTCAGTGTTTCCATCAAAGTCTACAGGAGCAACAAGCGCAAAGAATCAAATGCTAAGTTGCAAACACATATACTTTAAGTTATATGCCACAAAAATTATATTGTGAGATTCATATTCAAAAGAAATTTTCAATGATACTATTTTTGTGGCAAGTAACTTATATTTTGCTAATTAAATCTATGGTCCAAATTTGACACAGAATCCGAGAAGGACTAATAAACCCGAACGGAGGAAGTAATTTCATAGTAGAAGAATTTTCAGAGGTTTCACAAAGACAAATAATTGGAAGAATGGCATTCCAGAGGAAACTGAGCACAGAACCGTTGGGCATAAATAAAAGAATATAGTAAGTTAGTAACAAAGAGAAATATTGAACAACAATATAGTTGTGGGAGAAAGAAAAAGGACTTACCAAAAGTGTCTATCTCCTTCATCTTCTCCTTAATTTGTTTGGAGAACTCGAGTACCTCTCTACTCTGGATTTGCAAGTAAACATTATCATTCACCATTCAGTTTCCACAATGAAATAATCAAACATGGTATTAATGGGATCAGAAGAGCAATTAACATGAGGTACCTGTGTAACCTCAGTGATAGAAATTGCAATAGCTGCCTTGGCGTCTTCCTCCTCCAAACGCTTAAGGGCTCTTTGAATCTTTCTCTCGCACTCAACTATCAGTCTTTCTATAGTTTCTTCCAATTcacgatcatagttgtccatacctTTGGCTTTGGCCTCCTCGTATCTATTACTTAGTTCAGGAAGCAACAGAACAGATCCTTCATACCCAACTGCAAACATGCTACCATAGAGATATGCATGGGAATGTAACCAAAAGAAACGTGTATGTGCTGCACTGTTACTTATCAGAACAACAGTGTACAACTAAAcaactatcactaattcctcaggaaTTCCTTGTTAAGTCAAGACTGCAATGATGCACGAGTAAAGCGTTTAAAAAAAAGATAAAGCATTCAAACCTCATTTTCTCACCATGACATTAAAGGTGACCTAATAAGAGAAGGCACCTAGATTTGGTTGATTATTAGGAAAGGTTGCAGTACTAACATGATTAGACCATTATCAAATATCATGGTTGGATTCAGAAGGGAAGCTCAATATATCACAAACCTAATGCTTCACAGTTCATTGTTGTCTTTTGCCTCTGAACTTGCACCATAACAATACTATAATTTATATTTGAATTGTCGATCAACAGCAATCTCAAATCTCATACAATGAAACAACGCACGCCCTACTTTTGCAAACCTAAAGCTTAACACACATTGTTCTTAGCAGTCAATCAACATCTGAATAAATTTCAAATGTTCATTTTAATCAATATGGAGGTCATAATAATCTTGACAAGCAAAATGTAGCTAAGTTGTGTCGTTCAAACTGCATGATCCATGACTCCATACAATCATCCAAGCCCAGTATTAAATAAAAAAGGCAGGTAGCCCAGACAATCAGAAGTTCCTCCAATCTATTCTACCCTGACCTCACACGAGCACTCAAAACTTCTTCGATTCAAACCACACTATGAGAAGGGGAAATAAACTGAACCAATGTGGTCATCTCCACAAATCCGTCCATATATTGCCCTAAAATTACACGCACAAAATTGAGATGGAACTCAAGTGGTAGGATACTCCTTGCGGAGCTGCAACGAGTGCAGCTTAGGACACGGACCCATGTCCATCTTCTGCAAAACACGAACAAAACAAAAACATATCAGCGAGCCGCACCGCGCCTAATCCCGATCGAAATTATAGCAGCAGTTTGGCTGGAGAAGAGGAAACGCACGGTGAGCTGGAAGAGGTCGTGGGGGcataggccggcgaggaagaggcgGCAGACGTCGCGGTCGTAGTACTTGCGGCTGACCTCCCGGACGTCGCCATTGCGGTTGGCGCCCATGAGCTGGTCAAGCTGCTTCCGGATGGCGTCCATGGCACCGCGCGGCGGGGCCCTCCCCTTGCTAGGGTTTTTGGTTCCGGGAGAAGGGGGTGGAGACTGTTTCGGTGGCGTGATAGCGATTAGCAAGTAGGAGGACGAAGGAAGCTGGAACCTGGGGTTCTGGAAGGTCCTGGATGCCGCCGGAAAAAGGAAACAACGGTGGCCGGTGGGTACCTTCCCCGCCGTCCGATCCGATCGACAGATTGTCCCCACGGTCCAATTTTTTTAGAAGAGTCCACATGGTCCAAATAGACGCGGCCAGCGGCCCGCGGCCCAGAACGGAGGGTCGTCACGGGCTCACGGGACAGAGTCCCGGGTCCCCAATTGCTCCCGGCTCCTGCTCCCCGGCGCTGGCGCCGCCGGCTCTCCGCTCACTCAGGTGGTCTCTTCAGCGCTCCATCGGATCGCTGCAGTCTTCCCGCCGATTGTTTCCCTATCTCCATCGATGGTGAGCCCTCCCGGCGGCGAGTGGACTTTTGCCTCTGATTTCCGGTGGATCCTTCTCGTCGGCGCCTCCACACGAGGTTAGTTCGTTGTCACGGAGGCTTCTGTGGGAGTTGATGGCGACTAACCCGTCGGCTGATGTAGTGTTAAGAGCATCGAATGCCACATTATTTCATCTACTTTGCGGGATATTAACTCAGTTGCTGATTGAGTGATGATCATTGACTCAACATTTTGTCCATTCGGTTTGATTTTGCCGTAGTACTGTAGTTGGAATTTCgtcaaaaaaaaaaagagagaaaggattcACACCTATACCCAAAATCTCAGCATAAAATACAACGGTGTGGGAGTTAGATGAGACCTCAGTTAACTCTCATTTAGATGAGACCTAGCCACTCCCAAGAAAAAACATTCTGTTGttccaatatactccctccgttcctaaatataagtctttggagagattccactataccgacatacggagcaaaataagtgaaactatactctaaaatgcatctagataTATCCGTATgttgtccatagtgaaatctctacaaagacttacatttaggaacggagggagtagttactcATGGCAAGACTGGTAGAGATGTCCCTTCCGGGTGGGGATACATCCACGACCATGTGACTGGAAATAAGCTAATCGATATTAAATCGTGCAAAAACAAAAATGACTTCATAGGTTCTGTGCTGCACTCTTCAAAGATAATTTGAATCCGCCATAGTGGATCGTGTTGATTTTAGGATCTTAGATTGCATTAGGGTCGATTTTTTTGTGAAATTCAAAGCTACAGAATACACCTAATAGATCGCTTCACAACATAAGAGCCTAACTCTTTGTTCATTCATCtcatctttttctttctttcaggatgCCGTTGTACTGATTCAACCATACTGCTTGGAGTTCCAATGGACAACCTTGAGAACACGTTAGAGGACAAAGGCTTAAATTTTCAGTGCAATCTATCTGACATAGAGGTCTTACATAGCATGACACAGCTCTTACTTCATGCATTGGCCACAGCTTCAGTGGACAGCACCACTGGTGATATGTTCAAGAGCCCAGCATCTGTAGCTATTGGCATGAAGACTGAACTATCAGGGTACATGATTCAGAGATCTGAAACACTTGTTCGCGAATCTATGGATGGAGGCAAGGATCATTCAGATCAATTAACAAAAGCATCCTCCAGGCCGACGGAGTTCCTGTCAGACTTGATCGATGATTTTGTGACCTCAAAAAAGGGCATGCTGAGCCATGTCTCTGGGCTTTTTTCTAGCGAAAGCCGCCtgaacaagattaaagacttcatgCAAAAGTTAGAGACGGATAACTCGTGGGCCCAGGATGAAAGGAAGGCAACTGCATGGGCTATTCTGGAGAACATAGACAGTAAAGGCAATTTCCATTGCCCAGAGAGATTTGACATGCCAGATAAGCTAGCGGAGCACACAAGTCAATGCAAATTTAGGAtactgaactgcacaaatgatggaTGTGTAGCTTCTTTCTGCGCTATTCATATGGAAAAGCATGACACTGTCTGCCCATTCAAGCTCCTACCATGCGAGCAGCTGTGTGAACAACATGTTATGCGGTCTGAGATGGACAAACATTGTGGAACAGTTTTCCTTATGAAGCTTACCAACTGCCCGTTTTTTAGAATTGGCTGTGAAACAGCCTTTCCACAGTGTTCTCTTGATAACCATTGTTCGCGGTTTCTACAAACCCATTTGATGTATGTCGTCAAGGGGATTACAAGACAGGGTGATTCTGTTAATGATACGGATCAACGGCTGCAACTCCTTAAGAAGGTGGGTACTTATTAGAATGATATAACCTGTTATTGGCCCTTCCAAGCGTTGTTTGAATGGAGGTGATCATTAGTAGTTTGAAGATATAACGCGAAGTCATTTCTCAATTCAGCTTGCTATTTTTTTTCCGATCTGATATCTAACGTACAAACTCAGCTGAAGATAATTCAGCCCAATAGCTTTGAACTGGTGAAAGAGTACAcatgatttattataattcagttcTATGCCCCTGCTCAAGTACCGCACTCTGGAGTAGCTTAGACGAGATTATCAAATTGGGGTATGTGACATCCCGGCTTAATAGGAATGATAAACCACTCATAACAACAAGGTgcaccttcttttccgggagcccatccgGAAGGACCCTCAAAATTATGTGTGCTTGGCTTGGAGCAAtttgaggatgggtgaccgactgggaagttgatcccaggtgcgcacgagtgaggacaaagtgcgcaataaagactagtgttggtctgtggggccagtctagatcccaggCGCAACGGCCAGGACTTCTACGAAATTCACTATGTCATGAGCTCCACCCAAGTTTGGTTCAGTTTCTTGAGCACCCAACTGCTGCTAAATTCGAACTGCAACTAATTTCATTAAGACCCCAGAGAGAAAGCAAGATCACAAGTGGCCTGATTGCAGAGTCCTTGCACCATAATATCCAATGTTTTTCCCCTTGGTTTTGTCTTAAAGCGACCAACTAGTTTATACTTGTATATTATATAATACATTCACTGTCTAAAATAAACGCACTATCCAAAATAAACCTGGTATACTTTTCTGTTTCACTGTTATCTACTACTACATTACAAAGAGGGTAATATTTTCTGcaccaagttgtaattgttgaatcCTACTTATAGTTTTGATTATTATTTGATTCTGAATAGAAGTTATGGTTAATTTTGAATGGGAAATGTGTATCGTTCATAAACCATTCCAGAAAATAAACCTGGATTAATTCTTTTGTCAATCTTATTACAGGTGCAATCACTGAACGAACTCGCTGGGGTTTTAGATGTCAAGGCCCTCACTTTGATTACAAAGGAACAAGA from Triticum dicoccoides isolate Atlit2015 ecotype Zavitan chromosome 6A, WEW_v2.0, whole genome shotgun sequence encodes:
- the LOC119317058 gene encoding protein LUC7-like isoform X1; protein product: MDAIRKQLDQLMGANRNGDVREVSRKYYDRDVCRLFLAGLCPHDLFQLTKMDMGPCPKLHSLQLRKEYEEAKAKGMDNYDRELEETIERLIVECERKIQRALKRLEEEDAKAAIAISITEVTQSREVLEFSKQIKEKMKEIDTFDFDGNTEGKIRATEEVDKLKEQRAEEQAKLLLEAFNKDRVLLVNSLQTATQSTAHAAPDARTQEMINEKLKKAEELGESGMIDEAQKLLDEAEALKKLGARPQPVPDSAKMSTHVQITDQKLRLCDICGAFLSVYDSDRRLADHFGGKLHMGYMLIREKLSELQEEKNKRRKVDRTEHDRRSKERSTERDRASSRDRHRGDRSSSRDRHRDYDRRSSHDRYHDRESRYDHDKESGRSLSYDSRSRRRSRSPRDSSRDYDRHGRRDR
- the LOC119317058 gene encoding putative RNA-binding protein Luc7-like 2 isoform X2 is translated as MDAIRKQLDQLMGANRNGDVREVSRKYYDRDVCRLFLAGLCPHDLFQLTKMDMGPCPKLHSLQLRKEYEEAKAKGMDNYDRELEETIERLIVECERKIQRALKRLEEEDAKAAIAISITEVTQSREVLEFSKQIKEKMKEIDTFDFDGNTEGKIRATEEVDKLKEQRAEEQAKLLLEAFNKDRVLLVNSLQTATQSTAHAAPDARTQEMINEKLKKAEELGESGMIDEAQKLLDEAEALKKLGARPQPVPDSAKMSTHVQITDQKLRLCDICGAFLSVYDSRLLGPVLRGLLLQLKN
- the LOC119317061 gene encoding uncharacterized protein LOC119317061; this encodes MVSPPGGEWTFASDFRWILLVGASTRGCRCTDSTILLGVPMDNLENTLEDKGLNFQCNLSDIEVLHSMTQLLLHALATASVDSTTGDMFKSPASVAIGMKTELSGYMIQRSETLVRESMDGGKDHSDQLTKASSRPTEFLSDLIDDFVTSKKGMLSHVSGLFSSESRLNKIKDFMQKLETDNSWAQDERKATAWAILENIDSKGNFHCPERFDMPDKLAEHTSQCKFRILNCTNDGCVASFCAIHMEKHDTVCPFKLLPCEQLCEQHVMRSEMDKHCGTVFLMKLTNCPFFRIGCETAFPQCSLDNHCSRFLQTHLMYVVKGITRQGDSVNDTDQRLQLLKKVQSLNELAGVLDVKALTLITKEQESKINKLERDLKAQETRMKKLENDLRSRK